Proteins encoded together in one Shewanella acanthi window:
- a CDS encoding YraN family protein, with protein sequence MTLGQQAETLAQHYLEQQGLSFVERNVRYPFGEIDLVMRQARQWIFVEVKYRSSNQFGGALQALSKAQIGRVRMAASHYLQQHKLDVPCRFDVVAIDGTQIQWLVDAF encoded by the coding sequence ATGACACTTGGACAGCAGGCTGAAACACTCGCCCAACATTACTTGGAACAACAAGGCTTAAGCTTTGTCGAACGTAATGTCCGCTATCCCTTTGGAGAAATCGACTTAGTGATGCGCCAAGCGCGCCAATGGATATTTGTTGAAGTTAAATATCGCTCATCAAATCAGTTTGGCGGAGCATTACAAGCACTTAGCAAGGCACAAATTGGTAGGGTTCGGATGGCCGCCAGCCATTATCTGCAGCAGCATAAGCTTGACGTACCCTGTCGGTTCGATGTCGTCGCCATTGATGGCACACAAATCCAATGGCTAGTCGATGCCTTTTAA
- a CDS encoding phosphoheptose isomerase: protein MLERIKDSFTESIQTKIDAAEALPESIAKAAEMMVQCLLGGNKILACGNGGSAGDAQHFSAELLNRYEIERPPLPAIALSTDTSTITAIANDYSYDEIFSKQILALGQPGDILLAISTSGNSGNVIKAMEAALSRDMTIVALTGKDGGAMAGLLSVGDVEIRVPSNVTARIQEVHLLVIHCLCDNIDRTLFPQDEQQ, encoded by the coding sequence ATGTTAGAACGCATTAAAGACAGTTTTACTGAGTCTATCCAGACTAAAATCGATGCAGCCGAAGCGCTACCTGAGTCCATCGCCAAAGCGGCCGAGATGATGGTGCAATGTCTTTTAGGCGGCAATAAAATTCTTGCCTGTGGTAACGGTGGCAGCGCCGGCGATGCGCAGCATTTTTCTGCCGAGTTATTAAACCGCTATGAAATTGAGCGTCCGCCATTACCAGCAATCGCCCTGTCAACCGACACTTCAACCATCACAGCAATTGCTAATGACTATAGTTACGATGAGATTTTCTCAAAACAAATCCTAGCGTTAGGCCAACCTGGTGACATTTTATTAGCCATTTCGACCAGTGGTAACTCTGGCAACGTGATTAAGGCAATGGAGGCTGCACTAAGCCGCGATATGACTATCGTTGCCCTAACGGGTAAGGATGGCGGCGCAATGGCAGGCCTGTTGAGCGTTGGCGATGTTGAAATCCGCGTACCGTCAAACGTCACTGCCCGTATTCAAGAGGTGCATTTACTGGTTATCCATTGCCTGTGCGACAACATTGACCGCACCCTCTTCCCGCAGGACGAGCAACAATGA
- the dolP gene encoding division/outer membrane stress-associated lipid-binding lipoprotein, which yields MRLAAPLLMVCMLLQGCAGAVMVGAVSGAKMANDERSVKTQLDDTNTDFVITSALLEQEDLKKQTNITGVSVNGNVLMIGQAPSSMLRDKAIKVVQDLKLGGKIHNQIRIGNPTSFTTRSNDTWVTTKVKGRMLNEKDLDITRIKVITENGEVFLLGLINRNQADLAVEIARNTAGVRKVVRVFEYIE from the coding sequence ATGAGATTAGCCGCCCCACTATTAATGGTTTGCATGTTGCTACAAGGTTGTGCTGGCGCCGTTATGGTGGGCGCAGTCAGTGGCGCTAAGATGGCCAATGACGAGCGCTCGGTTAAAACTCAACTCGACGACACCAATACCGACTTTGTAATTACTAGTGCGCTGCTTGAGCAAGAAGATCTTAAGAAGCAAACCAACATCACAGGTGTGTCAGTAAATGGTAACGTACTGATGATCGGTCAGGCGCCGAGTTCTATGTTGAGGGACAAGGCGATTAAGGTCGTTCAAGATCTTAAGCTTGGCGGCAAGATCCACAACCAAATCCGTATCGGCAACCCCACTTCATTTACGACCCGTAGTAACGACACTTGGGTCACGACTAAGGTAAAGGGACGCATGCTGAACGAAAAGGATTTGGATATCACCCGTATTAAAGTGATCACCGAAAATGGCGAAGTCTTTTTGCTTGGGTTAATCAATCGTAATCAAGCGGATTTAGCCGTGGAAATTGCGCGTAATACCGCTGGTGTCCGCAAAGTAGTTCGTGTATTCGAATATATCGAGTAA
- a CDS encoding DMT family transporter encodes MQRPVVIGLVLLVVGNLFSAFYDVSVKWLPEDAQAGTFLLVRQLTSMLMLLPIWLYVGRPTTSNVTIHLWRANIGSIGAVCLIIGLMALPLATVSSLFYTAPLMIILMGFWFLRERISAGQIACTVLGFIGVLIILRPSEMNWFGIAVLFAAFTFAVNQLSLKKLPYAEHPVMPLMLYNLLGIPATLMIVWIQGLGELSWGLLAVALLSNLCLLSYHWLCVLAYRKAQASDIAIAEYAGLLFIVFLGWLLFDEWLDDLSWLGAAMIVLPSLLLPWIGVIVARFSRGNAKTSKAMVQLRGDNG; translated from the coding sequence ATGCAGCGCCCTGTAGTCATTGGTTTGGTTTTATTGGTAGTGGGCAACCTCTTTAGTGCTTTTTATGACGTGTCGGTTAAGTGGTTACCCGAAGACGCTCAAGCGGGCACTTTTCTATTGGTACGCCAACTCACATCGATGTTGATGTTATTGCCAATTTGGTTGTATGTAGGTCGGCCAACTACTTCGAATGTTACTATTCATCTATGGCGCGCCAATATTGGTTCAATAGGTGCTGTGTGTTTGATTATCGGCTTGATGGCTTTGCCATTGGCGACGGTTAGCTCGTTGTTTTATACCGCACCGTTAATGATCATCCTGATGGGATTTTGGTTTTTACGTGAGCGTATTAGCGCGGGGCAAATTGCCTGTACTGTTCTGGGGTTTATCGGGGTGCTGATTATTTTGCGCCCTAGTGAGATGAATTGGTTTGGTATTGCGGTGTTATTTGCTGCTTTCACCTTTGCGGTAAATCAACTGAGTCTGAAGAAACTCCCCTATGCCGAGCATCCTGTTATGCCATTGATGCTTTATAACCTGCTTGGGATCCCTGCGACGTTAATGATTGTGTGGATTCAAGGCCTAGGTGAGCTAAGTTGGGGGCTTTTAGCGGTTGCACTGCTAAGTAATCTTTGTTTACTCAGCTATCACTGGCTGTGCGTATTGGCCTACCGTAAAGCGCAGGCGAGTGATATCGCCATTGCGGAGTATGCGGGTCTCCTGTTTATTGTGTTTTTGGGTTGGCTGTTATTTGACGAGTGGCTCGACGACTTAAGTTGGTTAGGCGCAGCAATGATTGTATTGCCGTCATTACTTTTGCCTTGGATTGGGGTAATCGTTGCGAGATTTTCAAGGGGGAACGCTAAAACATCAAAGGCGATGGTGCAGCTGCGGGGTGACAACGGATAA
- a CDS encoding LysR substrate-binding domain-containing protein, whose protein sequence is MRKLPPLRALQVFEAAARQQHFSKAAEELFVTQSAVSHQVRVLEEYFGEQLFDRQGRKLQLTPKGQNLFVELERIFNELGDLNLKLRDTPNQQISLAVYSSFAVKWLIPRLADFRRQYPSVKIRLEMITQDPDLSTNTADIFIAGKLNQRGYWQQLLHKERLIPVCSPSFYPKWRDINLSNFQQQALIIVDEGPLGLDWHKWSAAHQIQLNNEQQHIFSHVVMAIEAAIAGQGLALVPDFMVTGDIDTGRLVAVNLPDVHTGFEFNFLCKQRRLSEPAIAAFSSWLKTQAS, encoded by the coding sequence ATGAGAAAGCTTCCACCACTGAGGGCACTGCAGGTGTTTGAGGCTGCCGCGCGCCAACAGCATTTTTCCAAAGCTGCTGAGGAGTTATTTGTTACTCAGAGCGCCGTCTCACACCAAGTACGCGTATTAGAAGAATACTTTGGCGAACAACTGTTTGATCGCCAAGGACGCAAACTACAACTGACCCCTAAAGGGCAAAACTTGTTCGTGGAATTAGAGCGCATCTTCAATGAACTAGGCGATCTGAATCTTAAACTCCGTGATACCCCCAATCAGCAGATAAGCCTCGCGGTTTACAGCTCGTTCGCCGTGAAATGGCTGATACCGCGTCTGGCAGACTTTAGGCGTCAATATCCTAGTGTCAAAATTCGCCTCGAAATGATCACTCAAGATCCCGATCTCAGTACCAATACGGCGGACATTTTTATTGCGGGGAAGCTAAATCAACGGGGCTACTGGCAGCAGTTATTACACAAGGAAAGACTTATCCCAGTCTGCAGCCCCAGTTTTTACCCTAAGTGGCGTGATATTAACTTAAGCAATTTTCAGCAGCAGGCATTAATCATTGTAGATGAAGGGCCGCTCGGGCTGGATTGGCATAAGTGGTCGGCGGCGCATCAAATACAGCTAAATAACGAGCAGCAACATATTTTTAGCCATGTGGTTATGGCGATTGAAGCGGCGATTGCCGGACAAGGGCTCGCACTCGTGCCTGACTTTATGGTCACTGGAGATATAGATACAGGTCGACTGGTAGCGGTTAATCTTCCTGACGTGCATACGGGATTTGAGTTTAATTTTCTGTGTAAGCAGCGGCGTTTATCTGAGCCCGCCATTGCCGCCTTTTCTTCTTGGCTTAAAACCCAAGCCTCATAG
- the trpS gene encoding tryptophan--tRNA ligase: protein MTKPIVLSGAQPSGELTIGNYMGALRQWVAMQDSHDCLYCVVDLHAITVRQDPQALREACLDTLALYLACGVDPKKSTVFIQSQVPQHTQLGWALNCYTQMGELSRMTQFKDKSQKHANNINVGLFGYPVLMAADILLYQANAIPVGQDQKQHLELTRDIATRFNNAYGETFTIPEPFIPEHGAKVMSLQDPLKKMSKSDDNRNNVIGLLEDPKAVMKKLKKAMTDSDEPPVVRFDMENKPGVSNLLSLMSGITGQSIASLEAEFEGKMYGHLKGAAGEAVVGMLEPLQERYRALRADRAYLDQVMKAGAENAQARAEVTLKKVYEKIGLLV from the coding sequence ATGACTAAACCCATAGTACTCAGCGGTGCACAGCCGTCCGGCGAATTAACCATAGGTAACTACATGGGTGCATTGCGTCAATGGGTTGCGATGCAAGATAGCCACGACTGCCTGTATTGCGTGGTCGATTTACATGCTATTACTGTACGTCAGGATCCACAGGCGCTGCGTGAGGCCTGTTTAGATACCTTAGCCCTGTATTTAGCCTGCGGCGTTGACCCGAAAAAGAGCACTGTATTTATTCAGTCTCAAGTGCCACAACACACTCAGTTAGGTTGGGCCTTAAACTGCTACACCCAAATGGGTGAGCTAAGCCGTATGACCCAGTTTAAGGACAAGTCGCAAAAGCACGCTAATAACATCAACGTGGGTCTGTTCGGTTACCCTGTGCTGATGGCGGCCGATATTCTGCTTTATCAAGCGAATGCGATTCCAGTGGGCCAAGATCAGAAGCAGCACTTAGAACTGACCCGTGATATTGCGACGCGCTTTAACAATGCTTATGGCGAGACCTTCACAATTCCTGAGCCATTTATTCCTGAGCATGGCGCTAAAGTGATGTCGCTGCAGGATCCTCTGAAGAAGATGTCTAAATCAGACGATAACCGTAACAACGTGATTGGTCTGCTTGAAGATCCAAAAGCGGTCATGAAGAAACTCAAGAAAGCCATGACCGACAGCGATGAGCCGCCAGTCGTGCGTTTCGATATGGAAAACAAGCCTGGTGTATCTAACCTGCTAAGCCTAATGTCGGGTATCACAGGTCAAAGCATTGCCAGCCTCGAAGCCGAGTTTGAAGGCAAAATGTATGGTCATTTAAAAGGTGCTGCGGGTGAAGCCGTCGTTGGCATGTTAGAGCCACTGCAGGAGCGTTACCGTGCGCTACGTGCAGATCGCGCTTATCTTGACCAAGTGATGAAAGCCGGCGCTGAAAACGCACAGGCACGCGCCGAAGTGACCCTGAAAAAGGTATACGAAAAGATTGGTCTGTTAGTCTAA
- a CDS encoding phosphoglycolate phosphatase, whose product MSQGVQQQSNWGQIKAIAFDLDGTLIDSVPDLAVATQATLSKLGLVNCTEAQVRTWVGNGAKMLMRRAMTHALGRDVEEAALDAAMPTFMQQYQENLEKHSALYADVHRVLQALFDAGYQLAVVTNKPYRFTLPLLEAFKLSEFFTVVLGGDTLEKMKPDPLPLTHLLNEWQLEPSQLLMVGDSKNDIFAAKAAGVASIGLTYGYNYGEDIGLAGPNAVCQQFAEILNWVSIA is encoded by the coding sequence ATGTCACAGGGTGTGCAACAGCAAAGCAATTGGGGACAAATTAAAGCGATCGCCTTTGATCTTGACGGTACACTCATCGACAGTGTGCCCGACCTTGCGGTTGCTACCCAAGCTACCTTGAGTAAGCTTGGTTTAGTAAATTGCACAGAGGCCCAAGTGAGGACCTGGGTGGGGAATGGCGCGAAAATGCTGATGCGACGCGCCATGACCCATGCCCTTGGCCGAGATGTGGAAGAAGCTGCACTCGATGCTGCCATGCCAACCTTTATGCAGCAATACCAAGAAAACCTAGAGAAGCACAGCGCGCTTTATGCTGATGTGCATCGCGTGTTGCAGGCCTTGTTTGATGCAGGCTATCAGTTAGCTGTGGTCACTAACAAACCCTATCGATTTACCCTGCCATTACTCGAAGCCTTTAAGTTGAGTGAATTTTTTACTGTGGTACTTGGTGGTGACACCCTCGAGAAGATGAAGCCAGATCCCTTGCCATTAACTCACCTTCTCAACGAGTGGCAGTTAGAACCGTCGCAGTTATTGATGGTAGGTGATTCAAAAAATGACATTTTCGCGGCGAAAGCGGCGGGTGTTGCATCAATCGGCTTGACCTATGGCTACAACTACGGTGAAGATATTGGCCTTGCAGGCCCTAATGCCGTGTGTCAGCAGTTTGCTGAGATTTTAAACTGGGTATCAATTGCCTAG
- the rpe gene encoding ribulose-phosphate 3-epimerase, which yields MRPFLIAPSILSADFARLGDDVKAVLDAGADVVHFDVMDNHYVPNLTFGPMVCKALRDYGITAEIDVHLMVKPVDRIIPDFAKAGASIITFHPEASEHLDRSLQLIKESGCKAGLVFNPATPLHYLDYVMDKLDVILLMSVNPGFGGQSFIPSTLDKLREVRARIDASGFDIRLEVDGGVKVDNIAEIAAAGADMFVAGSAIFGKPDYKAVVDEMRAELAKVESN from the coding sequence ATGCGCCCATTTCTTATTGCTCCATCAATTTTATCCGCTGATTTCGCCCGTTTAGGTGACGATGTTAAAGCCGTATTAGATGCGGGTGCTGACGTAGTGCACTTTGATGTGATGGATAATCACTATGTGCCCAACCTGACCTTTGGCCCTATGGTGTGTAAAGCGCTGCGCGATTACGGCATCACCGCCGAAATCGATGTGCATTTAATGGTAAAACCCGTCGATCGCATTATTCCTGACTTTGCTAAAGCCGGTGCTTCGATTATCACCTTCCACCCTGAAGCCTCAGAGCACTTAGACCGTTCACTACAACTGATTAAAGAGTCAGGTTGTAAGGCAGGCTTAGTGTTTAACCCTGCAACACCACTGCATTACCTTGACTACGTGATGGATAAGTTAGATGTGATCCTGCTGATGTCGGTAAACCCAGGATTTGGCGGTCAGTCTTTCATTCCATCGACCTTAGATAAACTGCGTGAAGTGCGTGCCCGAATCGACGCCAGCGGTTTTGATATTCGCTTAGAAGTCGATGGTGGCGTTAAGGTCGATAACATCGCCGAAATCGCTGCCGCGGGTGCCGATATGTTTGTGGCAGGCTCGGCTATCTTTGGCAAGCCAGATTACAAAGCGGTCGTCGATGAAATGCGTGCCGAACTTGCTAAGGTTGAGTCTAACTAA
- a CDS encoding DUF2970 domain-containing protein, with product MLGRIWQIFHSTIAAFFGVQSDKNRRRDFATDSPMPYILMGIVLAIALVLSLIFLVSRVVN from the coding sequence ATGTTAGGGCGCATTTGGCAGATATTTCACAGTACCATAGCCGCCTTTTTTGGGGTGCAGTCAGATAAAAATCGCCGTCGAGATTTTGCGACTGATTCTCCCATGCCCTATATCCTAATGGGAATTGTACTAGCAATCGCACTAGTCTTGAGTTTGATCTTTTTAGTCAGTCGAGTTGTGAACTAA
- a CDS encoding Dam family site-specific DNA-(adenine-N6)-methyltransferase: MIKKHRAFLKWAGGKFKLVDELANYLPAGERLVEPFVGAGSVFLNTDYPSYLLCDINQDLINLYNIVKERPSEYIAAAKKLFVDEMNQKDAYYRVRTDFNKSRDPFQRSVYFLYLNRHGFNGLCRYNRKGGFNVPFGSYKKPYFPEKEILAFSEKAQYAEFKCIGYEKAFEQIQAGDVIYCDPPYAPLSTTASFTTYVGAGFSLDDQALLARYSRHMAIEQGIPVIISNHDIPLTRELYRGAHLAKIQVQRNISQNGSGRNKVDELIAVYDENYDPQED; the protein is encoded by the coding sequence ATGATAAAAAAACATAGAGCCTTCCTGAAATGGGCGGGTGGAAAATTTAAATTGGTGGATGAGTTGGCTAACTACTTACCTGCGGGCGAGCGTTTAGTGGAGCCCTTTGTGGGGGCGGGTTCGGTTTTTCTTAACACGGATTATCCGAGCTATTTGCTCTGCGACATCAATCAGGATCTCATCAATCTCTATAATATCGTTAAAGAAAGACCGAGTGAGTATATCGCTGCTGCCAAAAAGCTGTTCGTCGATGAGATGAATCAGAAAGATGCCTACTACCGCGTCCGTACTGATTTTAATAAATCCCGCGATCCTTTCCAGCGCTCAGTGTATTTCTTGTATTTAAATCGTCATGGTTTCAATGGGTTATGCCGTTATAACCGTAAGGGTGGATTTAACGTACCCTTTGGTTCGTACAAAAAGCCCTATTTCCCTGAAAAGGAAATTTTAGCCTTTTCGGAAAAGGCTCAGTACGCCGAGTTTAAGTGCATTGGCTATGAGAAGGCCTTCGAGCAAATTCAAGCGGGGGATGTTATCTACTGCGATCCTCCCTATGCACCTTTGTCCACTACTGCTAGTTTCACGACCTATGTGGGGGCGGGGTTTAGTCTCGATGACCAAGCGCTGCTTGCCCGTTATTCACGCCATATGGCGATAGAACAGGGGATTCCTGTCATTATCAGTAACCATGATATTCCGCTCACACGTGAGCTCTACCGTGGTGCCCATCTTGCGAAAATCCAAGTGCAACGCAATATTAGCCAAAATGGCAGTGGTCGTAATAAGGTTGATGAGTTAATTGCGGTTTATGATGAGAACTACGATCCCCAAGAGGATTAA
- a CDS encoding AAA family ATPase → MTFQGQLLLPSQEALIERLHHVASYSDQLLVLSGASGSGKTTLATALATDVDDANVALVICPMHAEDAEIRRKILVQLVSSPIFDDETPLAETILRVAPNQSKPLHIIIDDAHLLSKELWAECIILNQIQCAGRRIALTLTVPPAFLAELLPQLPDSLRRQLLPVNVEPLTLPEREALYQTLLRYSDQNPFTPRDIVRGLLEKQKGTPREVVELLELALHGSEAAPSFWQRYRFAFVGAASLLVTLIIWLLLASPEADKQISEQVTYPALDSPQFLRHGEQILQPYFSEREVAFAKALADEAALKEDPLANFHGEEPQSEGDVATAAIIGEASLKGDSAEQTQIEEVNTNSAQTDNTQTQKVQAESTQIEKADENAISSSDVVSTMTQAQGDELSSVHPLTVTLSDKPSVGYAIQVSTVQKLSTAQALAKKINTVADVRITKYKQFWVVFVGQYSDKQSAEKAATELDTRYHLSQPLIKNWADLGNYALEETFPHREI, encoded by the coding sequence GTGACATTTCAGGGGCAACTCTTGCTTCCCTCACAGGAAGCCCTCATAGAAAGATTGCATCACGTTGCCAGTTATAGCGACCAATTACTGGTACTTTCTGGCGCGTCAGGTTCAGGTAAGACGACACTTGCCACTGCGCTGGCGACCGATGTCGATGATGCGAATGTCGCCTTAGTCATTTGCCCAATGCATGCCGAAGATGCCGAAATTCGTCGTAAAATTCTGGTTCAATTGGTGTCATCTCCTATCTTTGACGATGAAACACCACTTGCAGAAACCATTCTTAGAGTCGCGCCCAATCAAAGCAAGCCACTGCATATCATCATTGATGATGCGCATTTGCTCTCTAAAGAGTTGTGGGCCGAATGTATTATCCTCAACCAAATTCAATGTGCAGGCAGGCGGATTGCGTTAACCCTAACGGTGCCACCGGCATTTTTAGCGGAGCTATTACCCCAGTTACCCGATTCATTAAGACGTCAGCTGTTGCCCGTCAATGTAGAGCCGTTGACACTTCCCGAGCGTGAAGCGCTTTATCAAACCTTACTGCGTTATAGCGATCAAAATCCTTTTACTCCAAGGGATATAGTGCGAGGTCTGCTAGAAAAGCAGAAAGGTACACCGAGGGAAGTTGTCGAGTTGCTTGAACTCGCACTGCATGGCAGCGAAGCGGCGCCTTCGTTTTGGCAGCGTTACCGCTTCGCCTTTGTTGGCGCAGCAAGTTTGCTGGTAACACTGATAATTTGGTTGTTGTTGGCGAGCCCTGAAGCAGACAAGCAAATATCTGAGCAGGTAACTTACCCCGCATTGGATTCGCCCCAATTTTTACGCCATGGTGAGCAAATTTTGCAGCCTTACTTTAGTGAGCGTGAAGTTGCATTCGCTAAAGCGCTGGCGGATGAAGCTGCACTTAAGGAAGATCCCTTAGCTAATTTCCATGGTGAGGAGCCACAATCAGAGGGGGATGTTGCAACCGCGGCAATTATTGGTGAGGCAAGCCTTAAAGGTGACAGTGCTGAGCAGACTCAGATCGAAGAGGTAAACACCAATAGCGCTCAAACTGACAATACTCAAACCCAAAAGGTTCAAGCCGAAAGTACACAAATAGAAAAGGCAGATGAAAATGCCATTTCATCTAGCGACGTTGTAAGTACGATGACTCAAGCACAAGGCGATGAACTGTCAAGTGTACATCCTCTAACCGTCACATTATCAGATAAGCCGTCAGTGGGGTATGCCATTCAAGTGTCGACAGTACAAAAGCTTTCGACGGCTCAGGCCCTAGCGAAAAAAATTAATACAGTCGCCGATGTGCGAATTACTAAATATAAGCAGTTTTGGGTTGTATTTGTGGGGCAATACAGCGATAAGCAGAGCGCTGAAAAGGCCGCGACGGAATTAGATACACGTTATCACTTAAGCCAACCTTTAATTAAAAATTGGGCCGACCTTGGGAATTATGCGTTAGAAGAAACATTCCCGCATCGTGAAATCTAA
- the aroB gene encoding 3-dehydroquinate synthase, with amino-acid sequence MTKQIQVDLGERSYPIYIGQNLMSDGETLSRYLLKKRILIVTNETIAPLYLQQMQATMASFGEVACVTLPDGEQFKDLTHLDHIFSALLERNFGRDTLLVALGGGVIGDMTGFAAACYQRGVDFIQIPTTLLSQVDSSVGGKTAVNHPLGKNMIGAFYQPQLVLIDTQCLKTLPAREFAAGMAEVIKYGIMWDSEFFQWLEDNVEPLKNLDNQALVYAISRCCEIKADVVSQDETEQGVRALLNLGHTFGHAIEAEMGYGNWLHGEAVAAGTVLAAQTALLLGYIDESIVRRIIALLAAFDLPVTKPATMDFDSFIKHMRRDKKVLAGQIRLVLPTAIGRADVFSQVSESTLEQVIRYA; translated from the coding sequence ATGACAAAACAAATTCAGGTTGATTTAGGTGAACGTAGTTATCCCATTTATATTGGCCAGAATTTGATGAGTGATGGCGAGACTTTGTCTCGCTACCTGCTTAAAAAGCGCATTCTCATCGTTACTAATGAAACCATCGCCCCATTGTATCTACAGCAGATGCAAGCGACGATGGCTTCATTTGGTGAAGTTGCCTGCGTGACCCTGCCCGATGGTGAGCAATTCAAAGATCTAACTCACTTAGATCATATTTTCAGTGCACTGCTGGAACGTAACTTTGGCCGAGACACTCTACTGGTGGCCTTAGGTGGTGGCGTCATTGGCGATATGACGGGTTTTGCCGCAGCCTGTTATCAACGCGGGGTCGATTTTATTCAAATCCCAACTACGCTCCTGTCCCAAGTCGACTCTTCGGTTGGCGGAAAAACGGCTGTAAATCATCCCCTTGGTAAAAACATGATTGGCGCCTTTTATCAGCCGCAACTTGTGTTGATTGATACCCAATGCCTAAAAACCTTGCCTGCGCGTGAATTTGCAGCAGGGATGGCAGAAGTCATCAAGTATGGCATTATGTGGGATAGTGAATTCTTTCAATGGCTTGAAGATAATGTCGAGCCGCTAAAAAATCTCGATAACCAAGCCTTGGTCTATGCTATTTCCCGTTGCTGCGAGATTAAAGCCGATGTCGTGAGCCAAGATGAGACGGAGCAGGGCGTTCGTGCCCTTCTGAACTTAGGTCATACATTCGGTCATGCGATTGAGGCTGAAATGGGATATGGCAACTGGTTACACGGTGAAGCAGTGGCTGCTGGCACAGTCCTTGCTGCTCAAACGGCTCTGTTATTGGGATACATTGATGAGTCAATTGTTCGACGTATCATTGCGTTATTAGCAGCATTTGACCTGCCGGTTACCAAACCTGCAACGATGGATTTCGACAGTTTTATTAAACACATGCGTCGCGATAAAAAAGTGTTAGCTGGTCAGATTAGGCTAGTACTGCCGACTGCGATTGGTCGAGCAGATGTTTTTAGCCAAGTATCCGAATCTACCCTCGAACAGGTTATCCGCTACGCATAA
- the aroK gene encoding shikimate kinase AroK, producing MAEKRNIFLVGPMGAGKSTIGRHLAQMLHLEFHDSDQEIEQRTGADIAWVFDVEGEEGFRRREAQVIADLSEKQGIVLATGGGSVQSKDIRNHLSARGIVVYLETTIDKQVARTQRDKRRPLLQVDDPREVLENLAEIRNPLYEEIADVIVKTDDQSAKVVANQIIEQLGF from the coding sequence ATGGCTGAAAAACGTAATATTTTTCTGGTAGGCCCGATGGGCGCAGGTAAAAGCACAATTGGTCGCCATCTGGCGCAAATGCTGCATTTAGAATTCCACGATTCAGATCAAGAGATTGAGCAACGCACAGGCGCAGATATTGCTTGGGTGTTTGACGTTGAAGGCGAAGAAGGTTTCCGTCGTCGTGAGGCTCAAGTTATTGCCGATCTGTCTGAAAAACAAGGTATTGTTCTTGCAACTGGTGGTGGTTCAGTTCAGAGCAAAGACATCCGTAATCATTTATCTGCTCGCGGTATTGTGGTGTATCTCGAAACTACAATCGACAAGCAGGTTGCTCGTACTCAAAGGGATAAACGTCGCCCGTTATTACAGGTGGATGATCCTCGCGAAGTGTTAGAAAATCTTGCAGAAATTCGCAACCCTCTCTACGAAGAAATTGCCGACGTGATCGTGAAGACCGATGATCAAAGCGCGAAGGTCGTTGCAAATCAAATCATTGAGCAATTAGGTTTCTAA